In Eupeodes corollae chromosome 3, idEupCoro1.1, whole genome shotgun sequence, a single genomic region encodes these proteins:
- the LOC129951348 gene encoding angiotensin-converting enzyme-like: protein MIWRLCFILSASFLFRAVTAIYNSEKDAEIFLKESSIRQYRLYDEISNITYNIDDKLFFGALEERGMSQNIATLMLDITKEAKKYKTYQFDNPNVIKGIQKLRSADLFVLEEDFFNSLSTSLLALQKIATDKDICNYTQRNKCNMAYLPDIRKVFTNSMDPNELLYYWQELRQKQGSLAKNHLNNLVELFRKAAYSNGLSVRRFWFRTYEDLDFFTDMESAMHEIQPFYLEFHAYIRRELSKKYGSAVIDQTGPIPDHIVEQVMLQAWKKQGILSDSFPRQRLPNLKEGLESQGFDIGKTLKNAEDFYESLGFSAIPDKIKNQRFKEIPQAYAGKDCKTDIFDKTPKVYMKYCKTSPSFKRFLQTHGSLGRIYYAMEKKDLPFYFFPSFDLEYPLGEAVILSASTPNHMNRAEILNNFNYTNELSMNRLFRMGVHTIFNIAQYFVNTKVVIDVLEGQVPIQLINQHYWKLMDEYAGIEPPVDRTTKSIDFSYKFFDDLSQNHQTRKFVSEILGYKMYESFCLKTGGFVPNDPNKPLHECDFYGNKDVGTAMRKMMKVGSTTTWRTAIAQIVPDSAPLSADSLLKYYKPLHEWLKEKNRLAGTVVGWTPSRKNVR from the exons ATGATTTGGAGGCTTTGTTTTATTCTTAGTgcaagttttttgtttaga gCTGTTACGGCAATTTACAACTCCGAAAAAGATGCCGAAATATTCCTGAAGGAATCCAGCATTCGACAATACCGGCTATATGATGAAATTTCCAATATTACCTACAACATTGATGATAAGCTCTTTTTTGGTGCTCTGGAAGAACGTGGTATGTCACAAAACATCGCAACTTTGATGTTAGATATTACCAAGGAggctaaaaaatacaaaacatatcaATTTGACAACCCGAATGTGATCAAGGGTATTCAAAAATTACGATCAGCAGATTTGTTCGTCCTAGAAGAAGATTTCTTCAATAGTCTTTCTACTTCATTATTGGCACTGCAGAAAATTGCAACGGATAAGGATATTTGCAACTACACTCAAAGGAATAAGTGCAACATGGCATACCTGCCTGATATTCGGAAAGTCTTTACCAACAGTATGGATCCAAATGAACTACTGTATTATTGGCAGGAATTGCGCCAAAAGCAGGGAAGTCTTGCAAAAAATCACCTCAATAATCTTGTTGAACTATTTAGAAAAGCGGCTTATTCAAATG gtttatctgtaCGACGATTTTGGTTTAGAACATATGAGGATTTGGATTTTTTCACTGATATGGAGAGTGCAATGCATGAAATTCAACCTTTCTATCTGGAGTTTCATGCTTATATTAGACGGGAGCTGTCAAAGAAATACGGATCGGCTGTGATCGATCAAACGGGACCAATACCTGATCATATTGTGGAACAAGTTATGCTTCAAGCGTGGAAAAAGCAAGGAATACTTAGTGATTCCTTTCCAAGGCAGAGATTACCAAACTTAAAAGAAGGACTTGAGTCCCAAGgttttgatattggaaaaacCCTTAAGAATGCTGAAGATTTCTATGAATCACTTGGTTTTAGTGCAATTCCTGA caAAATTAAGAATCAGCGTTTCAAAGAAATCCCCCAAGCTTACGCTGGCAAGGACTGCAAGACTGATATCTTCGACAAAACTCCGAAGGTGTACATGAAATATTGCAAGACTTCACCTTCATTTAAGCGTTTTCTCCAAACTCATGGCAGTCTTGGTCGCATTTACTATGCCATGGAGAAGAAAGACCtgccattttatttcttccCATCGTTTGACTTGGAATATCCGTTAGGTGAAGCCGTTATTCTGTCAGCTTCAACTCCAAATCATATGAACAGAgctgaaattttaaacaactttaactaCACCAATGAACTTTCCATGAATCGTTTGTTTAGAATg GGTGTTCATACAATATTCAACATTGCTCAATACTTTGTGAACACAAAAGTTGTCATTGATGTTCTTGAAGGACAAGTTCCTATTCAGTTGATTAATCAACATTACTGGAAGCTTATGGATGAGTATGCTGGTATTGAGCCACCTGTAGATAGAACAacgaaatcaattgatttttcgTATAAATTCTTTGACGATCTTTCGCAAAACCACCAAACAAG aaaatttgtgtCAGAGATTTTGGGCTACAAAATGTATGAATCGTTTTGCTTGAAGACTGGTGGATTCGTTCCCAATGATCCAAATAAACCACTTCATGAGTGTGATTTTTATGGAAACAAGGATGTAGGAACTGCCATGag AAAAATGATGAAAGTCGGTTCAACCACAACATGGCGCACAGCCATTGCACAAATTGTTCCAGATAGTGCACCTTTGTCTGCAGATTCACTTTTGAAGTACTATAAGCCACTGCATGAATGGCTTAAGGAAAAGAATCGCCTTGCAGGAACAGTTGTAGGATGGACTCCTTCCAGAAAAA ATGTACGATGA